A window of the Zonotrichia leucophrys gambelii isolate GWCS_2022_RI chromosome 18, RI_Zleu_2.0, whole genome shotgun sequence genome harbors these coding sequences:
- the MRPL38 gene encoding large ribosomal subunit protein mL38: protein MAAPLLSAALRGARGGRSFGTAAVLWKRAAPLGPMPNEDVDVARLEELQRYRSFTRYLRQAERAGREPRWWNTYRKHSDPPAEPQPDIGLPRERLSRAEELKERKRILRENRRNAEMERAARLRTVLIPLDEVRAEWERTSGPFHKQRVAKHCGLFRDLFKGATFTPWVALRVHYSQEDEYLVPVYYGNMVTPSEASSPPEVSYEADKGSLWTLLLTNPDGHLRDADSEYLHWLVTNIPGSDIKAGKEMCHYLPPFPAMGTGYHRFIFLLFKQHGPIDFSQDARPTPCYSLKMRTFSTFDFYRKHKDAMTPAGLAFFQCQWDSSVTSTFHQLLNMREPVFEFVRPPPFHPPQVKFPRHQPLRYLDRYRDTQEPTYGIY, encoded by the exons ctgtgctctggaagAGGGCAGCCCCTCTGGGGCCCATGCCCAACGAGGATGTGGACGTGGcgaggctggaggagctgcagcggTACCGGAGCTTCACGCGGTACCTGCGGCAGGCGGAGCGGGCGGGCCGGGAGCCGCGCTGGTGGAACACCTACCGCAAACACAGCGACCCCCCTGCAG AGCCCCAGCCAGACATTGGCCTGCCCCGTGAGAGGCTGTCCCGGGCAGAGGAGCtcaaggaaaggaagaggatcCTGAGGGAGAACCGCCGCAATGCTGAGATGGAGCGGGCGGCGCGGCTCCGCACCG TGCTCATTCCCCTCGACGAGGTCAGGGCTGAGTGGGAGAGGACCAGCGGCCCGTTCCACAAGCAGCGCGTGGCCAAGCACTGCGGGCTGTTCCGGGACCTGTTCAAGGGGGCCACCTTCACCCCCTGGGTGGCCCTGAGGGTGCACTACAGCCAGGAGGACGAGTACCTCGTGCCAGTCTACTATGGGAACATGGTGACTCCATCAGAG GCTTCCAGTCCCCCTGAAGTGTCATATGAGGCAGACAAAGGCTCCCTCTGGACCTTGTTGCTCACAAATCCAG ATGGACATTTGAGGGATGCAGACTCGGAGTACCTCCACTGGCTGGT GACAAACATCCCAGGCAGTGACATCAAGGCTGGTAAGGAGATGTGCCACTACCTGCCccccttccctgccatggggacaggctACCACCGCTTCATCTTCCTGCTCTTCAAGCAACACGGTCCCATCGACTTCAGCCAGGACGCTCGGCCCACGCCCTG CTACAGCCTGAAGATGAGAACCTTCAGCACGTTTGACTTCTACAGAAAGCATAAGGATGCCATGACCCCGGCAGGGCTGGCATTTTTCCAGTGTCAGTGGGACAGCTCTGTCACTTCCACCTTCCATCAGCTGCTCA ACATGAGGGAGCCGGTGTTCGAGTTCGTGCGGCCGCCGCCGTTCCACCCTCCGCAGGTGAAGTTCCCTCGGCACCAGCCCCTGAGGTACCTGGACAGGTACCGGGACACACAGGAGCCCACCTATGGCATCTACTAg
- the TRIM65 gene encoding E3 ubiquitin-protein ligase TRIM65, with translation MASAMSQKLEEKLVCSICLELFKVPVTLPCGHNFCRDCISDHWAKKKQEPEPSITCPECRRAFEPCPELEKNVTLLSVVELARDSEQRGCAAGPGQAAPAELCPRHGRPLELFCLDERRCICCICTERDCRPHRRVLFEEERARKQTFLKESLEKAQEEAERIEQTMKELEVQTESIKACSERKDGIQSKFTHLRKALEDLQRQTVARIEQEQSAALERVGKNWDVCKDRLDVLGQHRERAQSLLACPEHRTFLQEFPLLPPLESPEVLVPVEFDVDAVIKPISEILSSISRLLLEDLPACVTPRAPSPAGPDPEHAQELAVKAVAPLPKCQLRAELLKDHRNLTFDSETANRYLEVSKGAHRAKHRAGRVPGQGQGPRFQPWQVLCTQSCGPGRHYWEVKISSHSVILGVTYRGLPHEHQQGHRFNIGLDGGSWGLQVREDCYLAWHEGRAQKIQEQLYKNLGVSLDYGKGLLSFYGLGERTKLIHSFHSVFTEPLYPVFWLCEGRVVTLCQRD, from the exons ATGGCATCGGCCATGTCGCagaagctggaggagaagctggtgTGCTCCATCTGCCTGGAGCTGTTCAAGGTGCCCGTGACTTTGCCCTGCGGCCACAACTTCTGCAGGGACTGCATCAGCGACCACTGGGCCAAGAAAAAGCAGGAGCCCGAGCCGAGCATCACCTGCCCCGAGTGCCGCAGGGCCTTCGAGCCGTGCCCGGAGCTGGAGAAGAACGTCACCCTGCTCAGCGTGGTGGAGCTGGCCCGGGACAGCGAGCAGCGGGGCTGTGCCGCGGGCCCGGGCCAGGCGGCCCCGGCCGAGCTGTGCCCGCGGCACGGGCGGCCCCTGGAGCTCTTCTGCCTGGACGAGCGGCGCTGCATCTGCTGCATCTGCACCGAGCGCGACTGCCGCCCGCACCGCAGGGTGCTCTTCGAGGAGGAGAGAGCCAGAAAGCAG ACCTTTTTGAAAGAATCCCTGGAAAAAGcccaggaggaagcagagaggATTGAGCAGACAatgaaggagctggaggtgcagaCAGAGAGCATCAAG GCCTGCTCCGAGCGCAAAGATGGGATCCAGAGCAAATTCACCCACCTGAGGAAAGCTCTGGAGGATTTGCAGCGTCAGACAGTGGCCAGGATTGAGCAAGAGCAGAGCGCAGCCCTGGAGCGTGTGGGCAAGAACTGGGACGTGTGTAAGGACCGCCTGGATGTccttgggcagcacagggagagggctcagagcctgctggcctgccctgagcacaggaCCTTCCTGCAG gagttccccctgctcccacctcTGGAGAGCCCAGAGGTGCTGGTGCCCGTGGAGTTTGATGTGGATGCTGTGATCAAGCCCATCTCTGAGATcctcagcagcatctccaggctcctgctggaggacctgcctgcctgtgtgacccccagagcccccagccctgctggcccag ACCCAGAGCatgcccaggagctggcagtgaaGGCTGTGGCCCCTCTCCCCAAGTGCCAGCTCCGAGCTGAGCTTCTGAAGG ACCACCGCAACCTGACCTTCGACTCTGAGACAGCCAACAGGTACCTGGAGGTGTCCAAAGGTGCCCACAGAGCCAAGCACCGTGCTGGCAgggtccctgggcaggggcagggccctcgtttccagccctggcaggtgcTGTGCACGCAGAGCTGCGGCCCCGGGCGCCACTACTGGGAGGTGAAGATCTCCAGCCACTCCGTCATCCTGGGGGTCACCTACCGGGGGCTGCCCCACGAGCACCAGCAGGGCCACAGGTTCAACATTGGCCTGgatgggggctcctgggggctgcaggtgagggAGGATTGTTACCTGGCCTGGCACGAGGGCCGCGCCCAGAAAATCCAGGAGCAGCTCTATAAGAACCTGGGGGTCAGCCTGGATTATGGCAAAGGGCTCCTCTCCTTCTACGGCCTCGGGGAGAGGACAAAACTCATCCACTCCTTCCACAGCGTGTTCACGGAGCCCCTGTACCCCGTGTTCTGGCTGTGTGAGGGGCGGGTGGTGACGCTGTGCCAGCGGGACTGA